The segment AAAATCAGAGCTTAATGTGCTTTTAAGTCCGACCTGAGACATAAAGAGGACATACTAAACTCTAACTTTCTATCTATCAAAAGACGCCAGTGTTTTCaatttcaaacttttttttttgtatgaATTATTACAACCACAATAATTGCATATAAAaatgaaactgcaaaacaaaacaGGTAAAATGACTTTTGACCCTTCTAAGAGCTTAGTGTCTGTTCTTTAAACCAAAGCCCTTCAGCTGTATCGATGTTAAATCATATTTATTGGTGTTCGGATGTTGCTTACAGTGAAGGAGGCACGGCGGCCCGAAAACCTCATCACAAGTCTTTCAGAGAAAATTCCGCCATTACAGGGAACGGACCTGATAATTTACTTCAGATACAAGTCCCATCCTATGTTTGAGATCCTCTTGTACGAATCGGACATGCAGAAGAAGGTGGATTATATGCTTGTCAACTCGATTGAAGAGCTAGAAGGTTCCGAGGCCGTAGCAGAACTCTCCCAAACTTGTCCTGCTCTGGCCATCGGCCCAGTCTTCCTCCCTGAGTCTCTCCAAGGCACTGAAAACTCTGTAAGCATTTCTGCCAGCGTTTGGGAGGACGATCCTAACTGCCTCAAGTGGCTTGATACACAAGCCATCTTCTATTCTGTACGTGTCTTTTGGGAGCATCGTGGTGATGTCGATGGAGCAGTTGCATGAACTGCCTCTTGGGCTAGAGGCCAGCGAGCAGCCTTTTCTGTGGGTATTGAGGAATGATATTGCTGATGGAAAGCCCGCAGTTTTGCCTGAAGGATTTCTAGAAAGAGTTAAGGGTCGTGCTATGTTTGTAAATTGGGCACCGCAGTTGAAGGTGCTTTCTCATCCATCTGTGGGAGGGTTCTTGACCCATAATGGTTGGAACTCTACCATGGAAAGTATGAGCATGGGAGTTGTggcatagaaattaggattcatcacaagataagtatatcaatcaaaacgttaaacatgatagctcaatcaaagaaatactcattgcaatgaacctaattctaaagcacattcaatgaaggtatgaaaatgaagcattcaaaagaaaacattatgcaaaccagattcaagattgaatattccttccatgcggctccattgttgttctttcctcttcaataattttgtggatctcacctacaagtgctcacacaattaaAAGCAAAAAGCTCTCAAGAGTACTAGAACAAAAATTCAGTAGTTTGTTAGCAATTTAGaattcatgaagtgattgaagggGTTGAAGGGATTCCGAAGGGTTATTAGGATTTCGAAGGATTAAGAATTAAGGGAttgattgaaaaaaacatccaatttatagagaaattggataagtgacaaaattggcatgatgcaattcaaatggaaattgcaaatcaatatgacaaattatgcactttccatgcacaatttgattgattgataattgatgacaaattatgacacattctatgtcaaaattgattgattatcaattatgacaatttatgacaaattgaaataccattcccatggaattaggagatgaaaaaggaggaaattgaaattagaaattaagaaaaattagaaaattgaaattgatgaaaattaggaattagaaattgaaagaaattagaaattaggatttagtgaatcaattaataatttttcatttattaatcaattcacaaagaggaataattagccaattaaataaaaatttaattgtaatgagaagacttaggataaataagtaatttatttaatcctaaaggaagaaatgacaaattaggttaaatgaataaatcataaaaccctagaaggtgaattagcaatgcgagaatgacaattaggtctataattgacttgatcatgatttgatttgataaatgaccaatgcgatagacaatttgattgagaaaatgcgccaattgacgaggaacaatgacaaattgatccaaattgacataattgagacagacaatgatcgatgacaaatcggtcgcaaaatgacaaggttgaagagaggacaaaaccctaattaggattgacgatgtccaaaatgatgacaaatgaatatgcacattgatgtgacagggtaagatcgatcaaaatcatgactgaatattgttgtcgacaagaccaaattcgaagacgagatgattgaagaatgtagaagaatgactcgatgctcgcaaatgataaagaccaagtgcgtgacataggagaaatgttaacgcaatgcaaaaacctaaaatgaggcaatgcgcaaatgttaaagtatgacctcgcaagcgttgaccatttttgggtgtctacattttgcccctctttgagacaatgcgattctgagcgttgtttcaaagaacaataacgaaaatgccccagacaataacaatgacatatgcatgccccctcgaggaattggccgaaaacatgcggaaaagaggccaattgatcgataaaaatgatagaaaatgataggatcaaacggactgacaatcggagattagatgcgtgaaggacaagcaatttaaggtgcacaagaccgcgaccaacataagatggagaagacgcacgtctatctatgcaatgacaaagagctataaatgagaccaagagggtgaaaatgactcatttgcactagctaaagaggaggatttgttgctctggacaaggacagttgcagatagatggcgaacattccaatggcggatcaccttggagaacgtgtacgcacattcagacgaccagaggatgcaggagcagcggtatgtatctcgaaaacccatgtttttaatttcatgaattttgacggcttacgggacattgcggggatgaggaggacagagggagcacccagtgatagaggcacgtgctccttaggacagacagtggacatatgtagtttgacatgttgtagttagcctgcgggccatacttaggacagatagtccgattttgtactccgatattattatgatatgaaaTATGAAATGCATCAATATGATTGGATGTTATATGTTATGACTTGTAGctatttttctatgtatggatgacttatgcactttgtatgaacatgtatggatgcatttttatgtattttgtatgtatttatgaaatgaaatggatgaaatgcttgatgtaatgcttgatgcaaatgcaaatgtactaaccaaatggatgcaggatgcaacatatgtgcgtggatatcggagcactagaccgaactgactatccgaccggacggaagaagtgttagtaagaagaaatgagatagaagacagttagagatgatgaaaacttgctttcagtaatgcactttgtaggtgagaacctttatttttatttagcaaaatggatgtgtagcatcatggcattgaaggccagagctgaaatgcaacccgatttgcataagatagacacagcataaacaaacgacaatcacaatcaaaaaagaaaaggatcatgagccatcccggtcactctaaatcactcagtgacatcatcgagcaacataggaacatgatcgaagccaaagataaatcaataagaagataagactcacaaattcaagcaaatcaaacaaacatcttgatctttattgtcaaaagttgaaagtgctgataggacgatcatgctgtctggtttcagggaatgtgataccccgtctaagacacgacacagtctggtttcgagtataccacaccctgtataagacccatgataataagaacaaggacaaatgattttgatattgatagtcaattgataagacaagttggatcaatttgaatgcttggtttgattgaaaaggttcatctatttatgcatgatttcattaaagcatgatgttggattgcgagtgtcgttggatgaatgctcagtgatctgtcgatgcataaagggaatactttattgcaaaaatgcgtgtttttatttttgttttgttttcgagttttacaattttttttttttgtgttcgttttttttttcaggactttatttgatttttagggattatttcaggacgttattcaatttttttttaaagatttttttcaggacatttttaaatgtttttgagattttttaaggacattttttgattttttttttttttgattattgcaggacattatttgattttttatggattttttcagggcattattcgatttttatggattttcttaggacattatttgatttttttgaatttttttaggacatttttcaaatttttttttttttttttttttttaaagacttttttcaagacattatttgatttttatgactttttcaaattttgcccccagtgtctagcaatgcaaggaatatgacaaatggataaatagacttgctgcaatgatggtggatagagagaagacaaaggccttttatcatggagacaatacggatgcaatttccaaggactATGACGTGATGgcacaagagactggatatgacaatgtatagcagtgacatggcatgagggacatgtcaagaggtttttgaaaaacatgtttaaatttttgtgtccttatgtcaaatcaagatcgaggaatgaaaaagagtgtttggatagtgataagatatggataggataagcaagatcaagaatggataagggacatggactgaaggtcgggattggctatgggataatggtagaaagttgcaataagacagggaatatggatgaaaggttgtaataagcaaatggataaatgaccaaaagctatgatagactaaaagctgcaaacaagatgtgtgatgctcatgaagatcgtcagccttgtcaaggtcaaaagtggaaagggaaactggacatgagggacaacaggatatgaagggtaatgacaggggttcgataggataatggaacaatgaaggacaaaaggatatgaaggataaaacttgcccccaagtgtggtgtgcaagaagttcatagattacagatgacgcctgtttgccaggttttcatcacggtacttgcccaaagcgcctgtttgccaggttttcactagtggacgaattatttttctttattatttttttttttcttttgtcttttttttttttcactttttttttcttttttgactttttcagaagaagatggacacatgataggggatggaagaaggactcaagtgtctttttatttggatagtagccttgaaaagaatggaccatgacctttaaaagtatgctcaaagatgttggtaggataaggacatggacaatgagatgaaactaaggcaatgatttatgcaaaggattggacgagagggatggaaggatgaaaaatgtgcattggataatgaatagggtattggaagaattggccttgagtggatggaaatgttggcaagatcgacattggcacacaccttgaggggtgatggactgatggaggaaagatgtattttggatattgagattttgatggaggaacgactatggattttgggacataagggcccaaaatggatgaagaaggtgatgaaggaatagacttggaaggtttggatggagaaatagcaattttggatgccaagttggatatttccttaggcttttgtgcttcaaggagcttcttagggatccacatggtttttgatttttcatgcttttgtggttccttggagtgcattgcttgcacaagggatttaggaacccatatatattttgactttgcttgattttgctcagtgggcctttgtggccttttggatatttctttttctttatagatcatattgttctttgttttgacatgtcgattatattggacatgttgatccttgaatacatgtggattgctagacttatgatgcttatacttggcatccaaattgcttggaaggggGAATGGATGTTGGTGTGgacgggaatgatatggaggcatgtgggatggatggaaggttctccaagatgtgtgcctttgttgatgttgcataggagatggagggatatagggacctagaatggatggaagcgatgatggggaaggtggacatttggattttgactttgaagggataccaacgccttgagtgtgagctctgtagccatgaccattagtatattctttgatatggaagggttcttgcttgtgaaggtctactcctttgcctttatgaatatcttgacttgtaggatactcttttctttgggaagaagacgcgagtccattatgaggtggatgtgatatgagagaaataattagatcttgaagtggatcggattgcaccaaagtggaagaacccattatgcatgtcgagggttcatgaacatcttgcactaacacgttagaatcatgagggggactaggattgtgtagtggacatggttcaatgataggctcttcaagagatggaatgggagaaataatgggatcatcaaaaggaatgcgatcttggagtgtatatggagcattaagacaaggagatggagggacaagtggatcttgtggaggatctgaaggaatgatttgatcttgacaaggaggaagatcattggaatcctcttcaaagatgctttgctcttgacttttaatcgGATCagcggaaaggatggaagggatatctggatctttcttagaaagtggaatgtcaatgggatttgacaggacattgtgttcatgaaatggaaggggatcatttaggattggatgaaCTGGAATATCCTGATCTTGCTCGGAGAATGGAGtgccaataggactttggataggatggacaagaataggggaatcattgtgagtgtctaggaacatggagtcctggtcaacaattggatgggatgataaggtttcaggatcttgatcttgatctgttctaagacacgtttcttcatgttctaaattatccttttgacatggggttggactttggatatgcatgggggattttggcaagggattaatgctttggcatgaaggaaaggcaatttgaacatttgtaagatcagacattccaatcgtaaagctttcttgcatcttagatttggatccactttttggtattcgaggaatcacttcttgttgagggacacctgtcatcaacatttgtgtggccttcatttgatctggtgttaaaggtgttgcattaaacaatggattgtttattattttgagtgtggacttttgaggaatagtcactgtcaatgcctttgaagcacgtttactcatcaaggtgggttggagttcttgttgcacattttcatcatttggatgtagagagaaacctaacaactcaccgccttgttgtttttgcacattaatttgcttacttgaggaggtcacattactcatcatgtcaagatatttttgtgggaacctcttaaagagcttattcaagaatttatccatcttttttgtcaactttggatccttaaggtacataacaacatcatcagagacatcgaaatcggatgaagagtctggttggacatttggatttgtttcttggtgaattccttgatttgaaccaaatccttgagatagagttggttcttcatacaatgtttgtatttcctgttgcaagctggactgattccaatcgaaaggtgcatttcctcttggagttggtggaacactcccatgtcctggtttcataggtacaaacactagttcatataatagaggtggtccaagttgaaccattccatatggtggtagagatgtgtttaatgaaccttcaacttgcactgtttgactagtttgaaactgcgaatttactatgttatccatggattgatacattgattcactcatcttcttagatcttgatcttatctcaacaggcatgtcacttatgcaaatgcaatttttttttttcggaaattttcaaggataatgtatgatatgcaactaaatgcaaactaaatatatgaaaatgcaatctatgtttttggttgttttcgaagattttgacaaacttttgaatgcaaatctaaaagagacccttaggaaattgaaatgatacctagacctcaaaggacaaaaggaccaagtgacaaaaggaaaaattgacaatgtctcacctatatgcttggatactaagctaggtttgacgaaatgatattgatgacaaaaaggacaaaagacttgatgaggtctagacttcttaacaatgacttggggtttatcaaagatttggattgcttaagtatgacaagacctaggttttgagactatatgcgaaGGGATAATTAATATGtatatgatcttaatatgatatgataatgacttaggtttaatgaagagacttgggctatgcaaatgcaaatgtatgacaatgtcaacctaagatgaaacctaaggtttaattatgaaatgatattgctcTTATACAAGAGGactcatgtaaatggatgacttttattggtatgcaaaagaagtatgacttaggtgaaacctaaccttgatacttgataatgactttgaaaaatgcaacctaggatgaacctaaatgtaagtgacataagagttgagacaagtttttgaacattgttggataaccatgctttaggaatatgatctttgaatcttgttgaatgtttgttggatgaatgtcttcggtgtttgatcttatgttatatcaatgtgcttgttcttgaaatggtattcaacttttgacaatcaaagaatacaagatattgcaacttagactcaagacaatcatgctcatttccacattccttatggtaggcaaagacattaggtacttgagaggtagactcattatgagattcaaggagaatacatagatgcttgaccccacgggctcccctccacgacactcacttctcagggcagccaagcatcagtccccatggaacctccccatggcgaacttagtatctcttccaagtatccaaatttgtccttctcaagcaactagaagggtttttggcctctaagaacaaggtatgtagtaaggatttctgttaagcgttactccttgatgtcatgcaagcatgattgagacattaagcccatcaagataccaaacaaatgtagtcacgcaagcgcgatttagaccaagaggccctacttagatgttgatatgagaaagagtttcaaggagcatcacttcccaagtaactgcaattcccatgtaacacttccttcaaagctttcgcccatcaggtatttttttatagtgagttagaatgccaaggaattctagccgtactcactttgggtcgtccccttctcacgattatcactcgcttgctaaagcaaagtggtcgggaaggcaggccctctaatggagacaaacaatcaacaacacaagcatggtattgaagatctggatttctgatcaccctataaaggatgagagcatactctcctactccaatgtcatacttaacaaacaaagaaaacaagggttcatttccacctacttaaaaaatcactaagtgcctaattaaaaactcaaacacacaatttggttgtttctccaaggcaacctgcaaaacacatgtcagaagtttgatttgttgtctttgaccatcgaatctgcataacacatgttagtagtttgatttttggtctttgtcatgcatatgccaagatcctgcacaaataattagtaccaaaatccaaagcatagatgatctgatttatcaaaattatcaaaaaaaattaagaatttcagtccactttgagaaggcataactttctcatcctagctccgaattacaaaccgtttgatgcgttggaaaggtattcaaataatctagaaccaaattttggaaacatcaatgatgtctcatcatgtttacgggcaccatatttgtccaaaaatgcaccgaaaaccctcaaaattgcaatttactaaaacatataaaatttttcaagtaaaaactgcatttttcacctctgatctggactttacacaggcgcagaagataggacacaagcgcaggttgtcaaacacaagcgcagaatgtattgacacaggcgcaagactcttcaacacaggcgcaagatgcttcacacaggcgcaggatgtgtccagaatgcactgcacgaccctgtttttgagttttgacctacaaatcagcttagaaggactccaaaacatagtaagatggttagaaggttagtattcacatcgggttcaccaattaatgtagcgtagaaattaggattcatcacaagataagtatatcaatcaaaacgttaaacatgatagctcaatcaaagaaatactcattgcaatgaacctaattctaaagcacattcaatgaaggtatgaaaatgaagcattcaaaagaaaacattatgcaaaccagattcaagattgaatattccttccatgcggctccattgttgttctttcctcttcaataattttgtggatctcacctacaagtgctcacacaattgaaagcaaaaagctcaagagtactagaacaaAAATTCAGTAGTTTGTTAGCAATTTAGaattcatgaagtgattgaagggGTTGAAGGGATTCCGAAGGGTTATTAGGATTTCGAAGGATTAAGAATTAAGAGAttgattgaaaaaaacatccaatttatagagaaattggataagtgacaaaattggcatgatgcaattcaaatggaaattgcaaatcaatatgacaaattatgcactttccatgcacaatttgattgattgataattgatgacaaattatgacacattctatgtcaaaattgattgattatcaattatgacaatttatgacaaattgaaataccattcccatggaattaggagatgaaaaaggaggaaattgaaattagaaattaagaaaaattagaaaattgaaattgatgaaaattaggaattagaaattgaaagaaattagaaattaggatttagtgaatcaattaataatttttcatttattaatcaattcacaaagaggaataattagccaattaaataaagatttaattgtaatgagaagacttaggataaataagtaatttatttaatcctaaaggaagaaatgacaaattaggttaaatgaataaatcataaaaccctagaaggtgaattagcaatgcgagaatgacaattaggtctataattgacttgatcatgatttgatttgataaatgaccaatgcgatagacaatttgattgagaaaatgcgccaattgacgaggaacaatgacaaattgatccaaattgacataattgagacagacaatgatcgatgacaaatcggtcgcaaaatggcAAGGTTGaagagaggacaaaaccctaattaggattgacgatgtccaaaatgatgacaaatgaatacgcacattgatgtgacagggtaagatcgatcaaaatcatgactgaatattgttgtcgacaagaccaaattcgaagatgagatgattgaagaatgtagaagaatgactcgatgctcgcaaatgataaagaccaagtgcgtgacataggagaaatgttaacacaatgcaaaaacctaaaatgaggcaatgcgcaaatgttaaagtatgacctcgcaagcattgaccatttttgggtgtctacaggagtCCCTATGATCGGATGGCCTCTGTGGGCAGAACAGTATCAAAACTGcagattttgcaaagagatatGGAACATAGCCATCGATATCGAGTCTCGGCTAGAAGATGACAGTGTGCTCGTAAGAAGAGAAGAGGTGGAGAAGGTCATTCGAGTGCTGATGATAGGGTCTGAAGGGAAGGAATTGAGAAAAAATGTGTTGAAGCTGAAGGAAATCATCACTAAGGCTGTGATGACAGGAGGTTCTTCCTCAAGAAATTTGGATAAATTCGCACAAGACATGATCACAAGAGCCAGTTTGTTGCCTAGATAAGCTTATCTTATATCCCTGTCACGTCTGCTTATTCAATTTCATTTACAAACCGCTTAGTATGCTTCATAATACGTCTTGATTGACGTAGGATTTACTGAATCCATCTCTCAAGTATGAAACCTGGAGATTGGTTTGAATGTTGGAATTTCAATAGTTATCTTTTGTTCATTTGACTGGTTGAGTAATGAATAATTGTATTCGGTCGACCATGTCCAGGATACCTGAGGCGTTATGCTAAGAGGTAATAAACCATCATTTGCACTTATTGTTCATGATATAAATAATATAATGAAATTCGAAtgctttttaatttatttttaataaaatggaGCTATATATGTGTAAAGGAATAATACAGTTTCCTATTTCAATTTAGGCTAATTAAATGAATGGAGTTCAGTAACCATAAATTGATTTAGATTGATTAAATAACATAGTTAAaatagtttttgataaagataaatgggttttacatggacccaaaatcaaaagttttacaaaagccgACCATCAGCCAAACAGACAAGAATGAAGAACAAAACAAAGGAGCACCCCAGAGTAGTCATGAAagcaaaagagacacaaacaacaagacaaaagaaaagaaTAACACTCAATTAAGAGTGTGCACCAGATCtttgttcttctggatggaaatcttgttgatttcctccagctcCTGCATAAtaaatctggaggtacccttgttgctgctcCTGCTTTTGGTTCTGGAACTAGGACCAATGGTTTTATTGTCTCCAGTAGCcatatcttcacctccaagatctttctctGGTTCACTGTGCAAGGATCTATAGTCCACTGtcagagttatcttgtattagctaataattatttatttaattattagtttattaaactctacgcttaagctaaacttaggcatttaataaatattgtaggtatttaataattattaaatacacatgatccctttagggtttcttgaaggttgcatacctttagggtttctattatccttttataaggattgtattgtacttgttcatagaaattgattccctttctgaatgataattttcttctttagagcatttatgcttttttactttatgtgcctccattcttctcttgtgacaggtatttacatgcaggtgttcttgggatctctgaagttgtatttcctcaacttcttcatggtatcagagcctacatctactgccgcttgttcttgatttttcagaattttttttggaggagggtttcaagttttttcagagttttttattggatctggggtatttgttttgcttttgatcattttgggctcaaatggaccTCATCGTTGAACTCAGaatgccccaaaacccccatttccatataaaatttgtcaattttttacaaatttgggttctgaaattttttctttggttttgcttttttttggcacgaatttcaagaaatttgtcaagaaactaatttaaaaaaatcagagcagtttgggccaaaaaagaCCTCACCGTTAGCTTCCGAAGGgcgtttccattcattttgatatataattcaacctatttcAGTGACAAGTGCATCTGAGCCATGATTTTTTTATTAGcacgctttacgaggcacaaaaatccatacggctgtacctgcaaatgcatcagaaaaattttgtcaaaaaaaaaaatatatattttttaccctttttatgcccaaaaagaagggtttt is part of the Cryptomeria japonica chromosome 10, Sugi_1.0, whole genome shotgun sequence genome and harbors:
- the LOC131039305 gene encoding 7-deoxyloganetin glucosyltransferase-like, producing the protein MAAYFLDHLSSLVCYPNAKRNRMNGLIYPSSTCNWIEERIFRPPNDATAVSRRLQQRGMDFCFLSLPDGLPPHHPRFLIIDEFFQAMHKLAPAMVKLLQMKEARRPENLITSLSEKIPPLQGTDLIIYFRYKSHPMFEILLYESDMQKKVDYMLVNSIEELEGSEAVAELSQTCPALAIGPVFLPESLQGTENSVSISASVWEDDPNCLKWLDTQAIFYSLHELPLGLEASEQPFLWVLRNDIADGKPAVLPEGFLERVKGRAMFVNWAPQLKVLSHPSVGGFLTHNGWNSTMERVPMIGWPLWAEQYQNCRFCKEIWNIAIDIESRLEDDSVLVRREEVEKVIRVLMIGSEGKELRKNVLKLKEIITKAVMTGGSSSRNLDKFAQDMITRASLLPR